In the genome of Nonomuraea sp. NBC_00507, the window CACCTACATCCTGGGCGACGGCGACCGCGTCACCCCCAAATACGTGGGCGCGCGCCGCATCGTCGAGGTCGCCGTCGCCACGCTGGCGACCGACCGCGCGCTGTTGCTGCTCGGCGTGCCCGGCACCGCCAAGACGTGGCTGTCGGAGCACCTGGCCGCCGCCATCAGCGGCGACTCGACACTGCTCGTGCAGGGCACCGCCGGCACCGCGGAGGAGGCCATCCGGTACGGCTGGAACTACGCCAGACTGCTGGCCGAGGGCCCCTCGATCCAGGCGCTGACTCCTTCGCCGGTGATGCGGGCGATGGCCGAGGGCCGCATCGCGCGCGTCGAGGAGCTGACCCGCATGCCGTCGGACGTCCAGGACGCGCTGATCACCGTCCTGTCGGAGAAGACGCTGCCGATCCCCGAGCTCAACCGGGAGGTGCAGGCCGAGCGGGGCTTCAACGTCATCGCCACCGCCAACGACCGCGACCGGGGGGTCAACGAGCTGTCCAGCGCGCTGCGCCGCCGCTTCAACACCGTGGTGCTGCCGGTGCCGGCCACCGCCGAGGAGGAGGTGGACATCGTGACGCGCCGCGTCACCCAGCTCGGCCGGGCGCTGGAGCTGCCCGAGACCACGACCGGCCTGGAGGAGATCCGGCGCGTGGTGACGGTGTTCCGCGAGCTGCGCACGGGTGTCACCGAGGACGGCAGGACCAAGGTGAAGTCGCCCAGCGGGACCCTGTCCACGGCCGAGGCGATCTCGGTCCTCACCAGCGGCATCGCGCTGGC includes:
- a CDS encoding ATP-binding protein; the protein is MTVLRPHAEDQYAEELALLAKDDDRPRPPGWKLSPWAVTTYILGDGDRVTPKYVGARRIVEVAVATLATDRALLLLGVPGTAKTWLSEHLAAAISGDSTLLVQGTAGTAEEAIRYGWNYARLLAEGPSIQALTPSPVMRAMAEGRIARVEELTRMPSDVQDALITVLSEKTLPIPELNREVQAERGFNVIATANDRDRGVNELSSALRRRFNTVVLPVPATAEEEVDIVTRRVTQLGRALELPETTTGLEEIRRVVTVFRELRTGVTEDGRTKVKSPSGTLSTAEAISVLTSGIALAAHFGDGVLRPSDVAAGIVGAVVQEPVSDRVVWREYLETVVRERSDWRDFYRACREVS